The following nucleotide sequence is from Borrelia coriaceae.
TTGATTCTGAACAAGATTTTTCATCTCAGAATCAATATCAACATTATTACCATTATTATTAAAAGTTGAGAGATAATCAAGCATCTTACGGGGTTTAACATCCAAATACCCTAACTCCTTAAGGCCATCCAAATGTTTAATATTCCCCTTTATCAAAGATAAATTACTTGTACTTTCATTTACAATTGCTCGTTCAAGCTCAGCCTCAAAAGTAACATTACTTCTCTTAAAATTTGGAGTATCCACATTTGCAATATTATCAGCTATCACACTTTGTCTCAAACTAAGAACATCTAAATATCTATGTGCTAAATCGATTGATCTCTCAAAAATATTCAAGCTAATACCCTCTCTTACCACAAGCTGATTTTTACTATATTATATAATAATTTAAGTCTTTTTGTTCGTTAATTTTTATTTTTTCATTAACATAGCCTAAATTTATTTCAATTTTTTTTAACTTACTACCGGGCGCTTCAAAAAAAAGATCGGCAAGAATTTTTTCCATAACTCCGTGCAACCTTCTTGCTCCAAGGTTTTCTCCCTCATAATTCATATTAAAGGCAAGCTCAGCAATTCTATCAATTGCCTCTTCACTAAATGTTAAAGTCAAATTATAAACCTTAAACATCGCAATGTACTGTTTTAACAAAGAATTTTGAGTATGTTTTA
It contains:
- the flgB gene encoding flagellar basal body rod protein FlgB gives rise to the protein MNIFERSIDLAHRYLDVLSLRQSVIADNIANVDTPNFKRSNVTFEAELERAIVNESTSNLSLIKGNIKHLDGLKELGYLDVKPRKMLDYLSTFNNNGNNVDIDSEMKNLVQNQMMYNLFTNVQAHHFKSVNIVIK